In the genome of Streptomyces globosus, one region contains:
- a CDS encoding N,N-dimethylformamidase beta subunit family domain-containing protein yields the protein MGSDQIRRWESGALAHAVNDPFGQGPLPWFRGSEVYFGDTGQVVPWYVDPAIAPGRPARATGSGGPRTADDVHRQIKGFASTGAVAPGEAIDFHITVDPPQQFSVDVYRIGHYGGDGASKITTSPRLSGIVQPPPLTADRTVSCHHWWLSWRLQVPSYWNLGAYVAVLTTADGYRSHIPFTVRDEHPADLLLLLPDVTWQAYNLYPEDGRTGASLYHAWDADGRLLGERDAAVTVSFDRPYAGAGLPLHVGHAYDFIRWAERYGYDLAYADTRDLHAGRVDPTRYRGLVFPGHDEYWSAAMRRTAERARDHGTSLVFLSANTMYWQVELGPSPSGVPDRLLTCRKRRGPGRPCLWREVDRPEQQLLGIQYAGRVPEPAPLVVRNAEHWLWDSTGAGENDELPGLVAGEADRYFPRTQLPEHHDRILLAHSPYLDGEGVRRHQETSLYRAPSGALVFASGTFAWSPALDRPGHVDERIQRATANLLDRICKRD from the coding sequence ATGGGTTCGGACCAGATCCGGCGGTGGGAGTCGGGGGCACTCGCCCATGCGGTGAACGACCCCTTCGGGCAGGGCCCGCTGCCGTGGTTCCGCGGCAGCGAGGTCTACTTCGGCGACACCGGGCAGGTCGTGCCGTGGTACGTCGACCCGGCCATCGCCCCCGGCCGGCCGGCCCGCGCCACGGGCAGCGGCGGCCCCCGCACCGCGGACGACGTGCACCGGCAGATCAAGGGGTTCGCCTCCACCGGGGCGGTGGCCCCGGGCGAGGCCATCGACTTCCACATCACGGTCGACCCGCCCCAGCAGTTCTCCGTCGACGTCTACCGCATCGGCCACTACGGCGGCGACGGCGCCTCGAAGATCACCACCAGCCCCCGCCTCTCCGGGATCGTGCAGCCGCCCCCGCTGACCGCCGACCGGACCGTGTCCTGCCACCACTGGTGGCTGTCGTGGCGGCTGCAGGTCCCCTCGTACTGGAACCTCGGCGCCTACGTCGCCGTGCTGACCACCGCCGACGGCTACCGGTCCCACATCCCGTTCACCGTCCGAGACGAGCACCCCGCCGACCTGCTCCTGCTGCTGCCGGACGTCACCTGGCAGGCGTACAACCTGTACCCGGAGGACGGCCGCACGGGCGCCAGCCTCTACCACGCCTGGGACGCGGACGGCCGGCTGCTCGGCGAGCGCGACGCGGCGGTCACCGTCTCCTTCGACCGCCCCTACGCCGGCGCCGGGCTCCCGCTGCACGTCGGCCACGCCTACGACTTCATCCGCTGGGCCGAGCGCTACGGCTACGACCTCGCCTACGCCGACACCCGGGACCTGCACGCCGGCCGCGTCGACCCCACCCGCTACCGCGGCCTCGTCTTCCCCGGCCACGACGAGTACTGGTCGGCGGCCATGCGCCGCACCGCCGAGCGGGCCCGCGACCACGGCACCTCCCTCGTCTTCCTCTCCGCGAACACCATGTACTGGCAGGTCGAACTCGGCCCCTCCCCCTCGGGGGTTCCCGACCGGCTCCTGACCTGCCGAAAACGCCGCGGCCCGGGCCGCCCCTGCCTGTGGCGCGAGGTCGACCGCCCGGAGCAGCAGCTCCTCGGCATCCAGTACGCGGGCCGGGTCCCGGAGCCCGCCCCGCTCGTCGTCCGCAACGCCGAGCACTGGCTGTGGGACTCCACCGGGGCCGGCGAGAACGACGAGCTGCCCGGCCTGGTCGCGGGCGAGGCCGACCGGTACTTCCCGCGCACCCAGCTGCCCGAGCACCACGACCGGATCCTCCTCGCGCACTCCCCGTACCTCGACGGCGAGGGGGTGCGGCGGCACCAGGAGACCTCCCTGTACCGGGCGCCGAGCGGGGCGCTGGTCTTCGCCTCCGGCACCTTCGCGTGGTCCCCGGCGCTGGACCGCCCCGGGCACGTCGACGAGCGGATCCAGCGGGCCACGGCGAACCTCCTCGACCGGATCTGCAAGAGGGACTGA